A DNA window from Centropristis striata isolate RG_2023a ecotype Rhode Island chromosome 10, C.striata_1.0, whole genome shotgun sequence contains the following coding sequences:
- the LOC131979278 gene encoding zinc finger protein 239-like produces MLDNTGEKEPGHCSDCGCILPQPDSDSSTTSAPPKQQRVPKADSKCVSCQAGGSVPNGRRPHRRIRLEPHSCSLCSKTFISSAHLTLHLASHNKERKFRCSTCGKFFHQSSHLMAHKIIHSGDRPFKCPDCGKTFGRASHLKTHRRLHTGEKPFKCTYCDKAFTQKAGLLAHVRLHTGERPFKCEKCGEGFRSLSLLLSHKAEKESGQAKPVSAPAASTESPQKTPGSSEDLKCGVCCRTFVRSSYIRLHIRLNKGQRPYHCKVCNKTFVKLDTFVNHCDKHLRQKRDKSAAKEGKDKVVKPPQFVPLSKPPSPESAPTQPLSPEVNTRSRAKAKTKTEP; encoded by the coding sequence ATGTTGGATAATACCGGTGAAAAAGAGCCTGGCCACTGCTCCGACTGTGGCTGCATCCTCCCACAGCCAGACTCTGATTCAAGCACCACTTCAGCACCTCCTAAACAGCAGCGTGTGCCCAAAGCAGACTCCAAATGTGTGTCCTGCCAGGCGGGCGGCAGCGTCCCCAACGGGCGACGCCCCCACCGCCGCATCCGCCTGGAACCCCACAGCTGCAGCCTGTGCTCCAAGACCTTCATCTCCTCCGCCCACCTGACCCTCCACCTGGCCTCTCACAACAAAGAGAGGAAGTTCAGATGTAGCACCTGTGGCAAGTTCTTCCATCAGTCCTCGCACCTGATGGCGCACAAGATCATCCACAGCGGGGACAGGCCGTTTAAGTGCCCTGATTGTGGCAAGACCTTCGGCCGGGCCTCCCATCTGAAGACCCACCGGAGGCTCCACACGGGAGAGAAACCCTTCAAGTGCACCTACTGCGACAAGGCGTTCACGCAGAAGGCCGGGCTCCTGGCGCACGTCCGTCTGCACACGGGGGAGCGGCCGTTCAAGTGTGAGAAGTGCGGCGAGGGCTTTCGCTCTTTGTCGCTGCTGCTCTCTCACAAGGCTGAGAAGGAATCTGGGCAGGCCAAACCAGTGTCGGCACCAGCAGCGTCGACAGAATCGCCCCAGAAGACACCGGGCAGCTCCGAGGATCTGAAGTGTGGCGTCTGCTGCCGCACATTCGTACGCTCGTCGTACATTAGGCTGCACATCCGCCTCAACAAAGGACAGAGGCCTTACCACTGCAAGGTGTGCAACAAGACCTTTGTCAAGCTGGATACGTTTGTGAACCACTGTGATAAACACTTGAGGCAGAAAAGGGATAAAAGTGCAGCAAAGGAGGGTAAAGACAAAGTAGTTAAACCTCCCCAGTTTGTCCCCCTCTCCAAACCTCCTTCTCCTGAGTCCGCACCCACTCAGCCGTTATCCCCGGAGGTCAACACGCGCTCCAGAGCTAAAGCGAAGACTAAAACGGAGCCATGA